Proteins encoded within one genomic window of Oryza glaberrima chromosome 12, OglaRS2, whole genome shotgun sequence:
- the LOC127757866 gene encoding probable glycosyltransferase 3: MAVTGGGRPAARQQAARGKQMQRTFNNVKITLICGFITLLVLRGTVGINLLTYGVGGGGGSDAVAAAEEARVVEDIERILREIRSDTDDDDDDEEEEPLGVDASTTTTTNSTTTTATAARRRSSNHTYTLGPKVTRWNAKRRQWLSRNPGFPSRDARGKPRILLVTGSQPAPCDDAAGDHYLLKATKNKIDYCRIHGIEIVHSMAHLDRELAGYWAKLPLLRRLMLSHPEVEWVWWMDSDALFTDMAFELPLARYDTSNLVIHGYPELLFAKRSWIALNTGSFLLRNCQWSLELLDAWAPMGPKGRVRDEAGKVLTASLTGRPAFEADDQSALIHILLTQKERWMEKVYVEDKYFLHGFWAGLVDKYEEMMERHHPGLGDERWPFVTHFVGCKPCGGYGDYPRERCLGGMERAFNFADNQVLRLYGFRHRSLASARVRRLANRTDNPLVNKEAALKMDAKIES; encoded by the coding sequence AtggcggtgaccggcggcgggaggccggcggcgaggcagcaGGCGGCGAGGGGGAAGCAGATGCAGAGGACGTTCAACAACGTCAAGATCACGCTCATCTGCGGCTTCATCACGCTCCTCGTCCTCCGTGGCACCGTCGGCATCAACCTCCTCACctacggcgtcggcggcggcggcggctccgacgccgtggcggccgccgaggaggccaGGGTCGTCGAGGACATCGAGCGCATCCTCCGCGAGATCCGCTCcgacaccgacgacgacgacgacgacgaagaagaagagccACTCGGCGTCGACGCgtcgacgacaacgacgaccaactcgacgacgacgacggccacggcagcgaggaggaggagctcgaaCCACACCTACACGCTGGGGCCCAAGGTGACGCGGTGGAACGCCAAGCGGCGGCAATGGCTGTCCCGGAACCCGGGGTTCCCGTCCCGCGACGCGCGCGGCAAGCCCAGGATCCTCCTCGTCACCGGGTCGCAGCCGGCGCCGtgcgacgacgcggcgggcgACCACTACCTGCTCAAGGCGACCAAGAACAAGATCGACTACTGCCGCATCCACGGCATCGAGATCGTCCACAGCATGGCGCACCTCgaccgcgagctcgccggctaCTGGGCCAAgctgccgctcctccgccgcctcatgCTCTCCCACCCGGAGGTGGAGTGGGTGTGGTGGATGGACAGCGACGCGCTCTTCACCGACATGGCGTTCGAGCTCCCGCTCGCCCGCTACGACACCAGCAACCTCGTCATACATGGCTACCCGGAGCTCCTCTTCGCCAAGCGCTCCTGGATCGCCCTCAACACCGGCAGCTTCCTCCTCCGTAACTGCCAATGGTCACTCGAGCTGCTCGACGCGTGGGCGCCCATGGGACCAAAAGGCCGCGTCCGCGACGAGGCCGGGAAGGTTCTGACGGCGAGCTTGACGGGGCGGCCGGCGTTCGAGGCGGACGACCAGTCGGCGCTGATCCACATACTGCTGACGCAAAAGGAGAGGTGGATGGAGAAGGTGTACGTGGAGGACAAGTACTTCCTCCATGGATTCTGGGCGGGGCTCGTGGACAAGTACGAGGAGATGATGGAGAGGCACCACCCGGGCCTCGGCGACGAGCGGTGGCCGTTCGTCACCCACTTCGTCGGGTGCAAGCCGTGCGGCGGCTACGGTGACTACCCGCGGGAGCGCTGCCTGGGCGGCATGGAGCGCGCGTTCAACTTCGCCGACAACCAGGTGCTCCGGCTGTACGGATTCCGGCACCGGTCGCTGGCGAGCGCCCGGGTTCGCCGGCTCGCCAACCGGACGGACAACCCGCTGGTCAACAAGGAGGCCGCGCTCAAGATGGACGCCAAGATCGAGAGCTGA